In Candidatus Zixiibacteriota bacterium, the genomic stretch CGGAATCCATGATGCGGAAACCCGATTTCATCCTCGCCTTCCTTTCGGCAAGCCTCTATCTAATCCGAGCCCTCCTGCAGTGCAAGAGGCGGCGCCGAAAAGAACTTGACAGCGACGGCGGGTTACATCAGGTCGCGGATGAGCGACCGGGCGACGTCGGGCGGCACTCCGAGCGGGCGACGCGCCAGCGGCCCTCCCTCCGCGAGGACGGGCTCGAGCTCGTCGAGGCTGGGGATGTCTTCGCGCTTCCAGAAAAGCCCGATGGGGATCTCATCGCCCCAGCGGTACCCCTGCTCCATGGCCGCCGCGAAGTTCGTTGGATCGTGGCCGCGGTCCTCGAGCTTGACGGTGCGCTGCTTGAAGAAGTCGTGGGTATTGTCGTGGTTGAAGGTGACGCACGGGCTGAAGGCGTCGATCAGGGCGAAGCCGCGGTGGCGGATACCGCCCTTGATCAGCTCGACGAGGTGCTTCACCTGGCCGGTGTAGCCGCGCGCCACATAGGTCGCCCCGGCGGCGATCGCCAGCGGGATGGGGTTGATGGGGTTCTCGATGCTCCCCTCCGGCGTGCTCTTCGTCTTCATTCCCTTGACGCTCGTCGGCGAGACCTGTCCCGTGGTGAGCCCGTAGATCTGGTTGTTCATCACGATGTAGGTCAGATCGACGTTGCGCCGCATCGTGTGGAGGAAATGGTTGCCGCCGATTCCGTAGCCGTCGCCGTCCCCGCCCGTCACCACGATCTTGAGCTCGTGGTTCGCGAGCTGCGCTCCCGTCGCCACCGCCAGCGCCCGGCCGTGCAGCGTGTGCATGCCGTACGTGTTGATGAAGCCGGGGAGATTCGAGGAGCAGCCGATCCCGCTGATCACCATGACCTCGTGCGGCTGCAGCCCCAGCTCGACGATCGCCTGCTTGAGAGCGCTGAGGACCCCGAAATCGCCGCAGCCCGGACACCAGTCGGGCTCGACCCTTCCTTTGAGATCCTTGACCGTCGTCCGCGCCGCCGCACCGGCCCCCGCGGGCCGCGCCTCGCGCCGCCCTTCCGTCGGTGATACGCTCATAACACCCCCTCGAGCTTCCGTCGGCGCCCGACCGGCGTCCTCTTGCGCCGCCCGGCCGCCGACTGCTCACACCATGATCTCGTGCACCGGCACGTAGACCCGCTGCGCGCCGGACAAAATCGCCTTCACGCCGTCGACGATGTGGTGCGGCA encodes the following:
- a CDS encoding 2-oxoacid:ferredoxin oxidoreductase subunit beta; its protein translation is MSVSPTEGRREARPAGAGAAARTTVKDLKGRVEPDWCPGCGDFGVLSALKQAIVELGLQPHEVMVISGIGCSSNLPGFINTYGMHTLHGRALAVATGAQLANHELKIVVTGGDGDGYGIGGNHFLHTMRRNVDLTYIVMNNQIYGLTTGQVSPTSVKGMKTKSTPEGSIENPINPIPLAIAAGATYVARGYTGQVKHLVELIKGGIRHRGFALIDAFSPCVTFNHDNTHDFFKQRTVKLEDRGHDPTNFAAAMEQGYRWGDEIPIGLFWKREDIPSLDELEPVLAEGGPLARRPLGVPPDVARSLIRDLM